Proteins encoded in a region of the Saccharothrix ecbatanensis genome:
- a CDS encoding extracellular solute-binding protein encodes MIRVLAAVVVLLTACTRPVEEGATDGVGPITFVDGYDTSADRQVVRAVEEWNARHRLLQEVTFKEMSPSTDIHRAQLMARAQDLAGVPDPSAYEAQCYDVMNMDSVWTAAFAAGGYLEPLDAHEFDVDLMLDGAVGAARYDDRLWAIPWRTDAGLLYYRKDVLEAEREQPPRTWRDLERLASTLGPKYGLAGYVGQFANHEGVVVNAMEAIWAHKGDPLHPDTPDAEAGVRALADGFEKGWIPREALEYREEESRRAFQSGKALFMRNWPYVQPRLNEPSESEVVGKWEAIQLPGPSALGGWNLAVSRCSVHQQTAREFIRFLTGEDKQRELYRLAGYAPSLKALYREPGMVRLREAVATARTRPTSAYYDELTTVMREMLRHALANPDSVEVLMRALAERVREVEDGR; translated from the coding sequence GTGATTCGGGTGCTCGCGGCGGTGGTGGTGCTGCTGACGGCCTGTACGAGGCCGGTGGAGGAAGGGGCGACCGACGGGGTAGGTCCGATCACGTTCGTGGACGGCTACGACACGTCGGCCGACCGGCAGGTGGTGCGGGCGGTCGAGGAGTGGAACGCGCGCCACCGCCTCCTCCAGGAGGTGACGTTCAAGGAGATGTCGCCGTCCACCGACATCCACCGGGCCCAACTGATGGCCCGGGCACAGGACCTCGCCGGCGTGCCGGACCCGTCCGCGTACGAAGCGCAGTGCTACGACGTGATGAACATGGACTCGGTGTGGACGGCGGCGTTCGCCGCGGGCGGCTACCTGGAGCCGCTGGACGCCCACGAGTTCGACGTCGACCTCATGCTCGACGGGGCCGTGGGCGCCGCGCGGTACGACGACCGGCTGTGGGCGATTCCGTGGCGCACCGACGCGGGGTTGCTCTACTACCGCAAGGACGTGCTCGAAGCCGAACGCGAGCAACCGCCGCGCACGTGGCGCGACCTGGAGCGGCTCGCCTCGACTCTCGGCCCGAAGTACGGGCTGGCAGGCTACGTCGGCCAATTCGCCAACCACGAGGGCGTGGTGGTGAACGCGATGGAAGCCATCTGGGCGCACAAGGGCGATCCGCTGCACCCCGATACCCCGGACGCGGAGGCGGGCGTGCGAGCGCTGGCCGACGGCTTCGAGAAGGGCTGGATCCCGCGGGAAGCCCTGGAGTACCGCGAGGAGGAGAGCCGGCGAGCGTTCCAGTCCGGCAAGGCGCTGTTCATGCGGAACTGGCCGTACGTGCAGCCCCGGCTGAACGAACCGTCGGAATCGGAGGTCGTCGGGAAGTGGGAGGCGATCCAACTGCCCGGCCCGAGCGCGCTCGGCGGCTGGAACCTGGCCGTGTCGCGGTGCTCGGTGCACCAGCAGACGGCGCGCGAGTTCATCCGCTTCCTCACCGGTGAGGACAAGCAGCGGGAGCTGTACCGGCTGGCCGGGTACGCGCCCAGTCTGAAGGCGCTGTACCGGGAACCGGGGATGGTGCGGCTGCGAGAGGCCGTCGCCACCGCCCGCACCCGACCCACCTCGGCCTACTACGACGAGTTGACCACCGTGATGCGGGAGATGCTGCGCCACGCGTTGGCCAACCCGGATTCCGTCGAAGTGCTGATGCGAGCGCTCGCGGAACGGGTGCGGGAAGTGGAGGACGGGCGTTAG